A portion of the Plasmodium gaboni strain SY75 chromosome 5, whole genome shotgun sequence genome contains these proteins:
- a CDS encoding actin-depolymerizing factor 1 yields the protein MISGIRVNDNCVTEFNNMKIRKTCGWIIFVIQNCEIIIHSKGSSTTLTELVQSIDKNNEIQCAYVVFDAVSKIHFFMYARESSNSRDRMTYASSKQAILKKIEGVNVLTSVIESAQDVADLK from the exons ATGATAAGTGGTATTCGAGTAAATGATAATTGTGTAACCGAATTTAATAACATGAAGATTAGGAAGACATGTGGATGGATTATTTTTGTCATACAAAATTGtgaaataattattcattCAAAAGGTTCTTCAACAACCTTAACAGAATTAGTACAATCCatagataaaaataatgaaattCAATGTGCATATGTTGTGTTCGATGCAG TAAGCAAAATCCACTTCTTCATGTATGCAAGAGAATCATCCAACTCAAGAGACAGAATGACCTATGCCTCTAGCAAACAAGccatattaaaaaaaattgaagGAGTTAATGTACTAACATCTGTTATTGAAAGTGCACAAGATGTTGCTGATcttaaataa
- a CDS encoding putative protein kinase: MLQYFVNKLFGDLPSSFNYMIGKKIEYDIKIGYYEMYEGHDKNCEEVCVFIYEKNNKETTYVKRYIKNHLSYSKKLIHPNILKVLDTYENEKRIYIVTEKCVPLIYEKIKSDPIWGLYEIMRSIHFINSCNYIHGLINPLSIFVNSKGRWKLSNFDCIHEKNMSISNIYNDIKDHIFCSYGYKINIPNNIHSTYIDCNGLILLMIWSYKKYICSTGNENNDILYRVVNNIDNNTYSMRNYLSSDAHSSMTFLIFNVNYEKDKMDYIPHNLHEVYNMLSTYNCSEINLNNILNDENLKNNNYIVRTMLFLTEIHMRSKIEKSIFLDNLFEYIDNISLDVKVQMILPELCKNIDIFENYIKCLKIILHISKDITSEEFEKMIYGSIFLKCFHLTDRTVRYLLLEYFPFIEKHLNHNHMNEIYKPYIYGFMDNNMSIKNETIKNFIYLFPKLKTNIRSAALNVLLENLKENDSCIKTNCIICIAKISKHIITDKQNILENVFQVGIHDMSIQTKVATLHSIKYTYDQFCMKKFVSNILPMVTRSMIDDNMQIRSCAFDVLESLMVDLKKELLLEEKEQKDNQMYDPQKSYNFIDKIKGIIIKNKGDIQGDTKEMTISGGELQTDRDFNERNEFIPDRNNFMESIHMNVDQSTCPEKTNTFDNNRKDILDYSQYDNINNDQFFVDTWNPNNIDYNLSVPRKNIKENKSPQFISDTILFNNKNIQNNVSFKEQLKEERQVSLHNNKNNMDMNNMNNMNNMNNMNNMNNMNNMNIMNNMYVDVSNINHKDSFHDENKSYNSFKSTGETRMIDKRFKNKIHMDIDNFFDEFDLSKENNTPKIKLSSLQ; the protein is encoded by the coding sequence aTGTTACAATATTTTGTGAATAAACTTTTTGGTGATTTACCATCTAgttttaattatatgataGGTAAAAAGATAGAGTATGATATAAAGATTGGTTATTATGAAATGTATGAAGGGCATGATAAGAATTGTGAAGAGGTTtgtgtatttatatatgagaagaataataaagaaaCAACGTATGTgaaaagatatataaaaaatcatttatcatattctaaaaaattaattcatcctaatattttaaaagtaCTTGATACATATGAAAATGAGaaaaggatatatatagtaaCAGAGAAATGTGTACCATTgatttatgaaaaaataaagagTGATCCTATATGGGgtttatatgaaataatGAGATctattcattttattaattcttgtaattatatacatgGTTTGATTAATCCTTTATCAATATTTGTAAATTCCAAAGGTAGATGGAAATTAAGTAATTTCGATTGTATTCATGAGAAGAATATGAGTAtatctaatatatataatgatataaaagatcatatattttgtagttatggatataaaataaatataccaaataatatacattcGACTTATATTGATTGTAATGGTTTGATACTATTAATGATATGGTCctataagaaatatatttgttctACAGGcaatgaaaataatgatatattatatagagttgtaaataatatagataataatacttATAGTATGAGGAATTATTTATCTAGTGACGCTCATAGTAGTATGACGtttcttatttttaatgTGAATTATGAGAAAGACAAAATGGATTATATACCACATAACTTACATGaagtatataatatgttaagtacatataattgtagtgaaataaatttgaataatatattaaatgatgaaaatttaaaaaataataattatattgttAGAACAATGTTATTTTTAACAGAAATACATATGAGAAGTAAAATAGAGAAAAGCATATTTTTAgataatttatttgaatatattgataatatatctttagATGTAAAAGTTCAAATGATATTACCAGAATTATGTAAgaatatagatatatttgagaattatataaaatgtttaaaaattatattacatatttcAAAAGATATAACAAGTGAAGAATTTGagaaaatgatatatggatctatatttttaaaatgttttCATTTAACTGATAGAACAGTAAGATATTTATTGTTAGaatattttccttttataGAAAAACATCTAAATCATAATCATATgaatgaaatatataaaccatatatatatggattcatggataataatatgtctattaaaaatgaaactataaaaaattttatatatctttttccaaaattaaaaacaaatataagATCTGCTGCTCTTAATGTTCTCTTagaaaatttaaaagaaaatgatagTTGCATTAAAACTAACTGTATTATTTGTATAGCTAAAATTTcaaaacatataataacagataaacaaaatatattagaaaatGTATTCCAAGTTGGTATACATGATATGTCTATACAAACAAAAGTAGCAACCTTACATTctattaaatatacatatgatCAATTTTGTATGAAGAAATTTGTATCGAATATATTACCAATGGTCACTAGAAGTATGATAGATGATAATATGCAAATAAGATCCTGTGCGTTTGACGTTTTGGAATCTCTCATGGTTGATttgaaaaaagaattattacTAGAAGAAAAGGAACAAAAAGATAATCAGATGTATGATCCTCAAAAGtcttataattttatagaCAAGATAAAGGGTATTATTATCAAGAATAAAGGTGACATCCAAGGAGATACGAAGGAAATGACAATATCAGGAGGTGAATTACAAACAGATAGGGACTTTAATGAAAGAAATGAATTTATTCCAGatagaaataattttatgGAATCTATACATATGAATGTAGACCAATCAACATGTCCTGAGAAAACAAACAcatttgataataatagaaaAGATATTCTTGATTATAGTcaatatgataatattaataatgatcAATTTTTTGTTGATACATGGAACCCTAACAATATAGATTATAATCTTTCTGTGCCTAGGAAAAATATCAAAGAGAATAAGTCTCCTCAATTTATATCTGAtacaattttatttaataataagaatatacaaaataatgtTTCTTTTAAAGAGCAATTAAAAGAGGAAAGACAAGTTTCTTTGcacaataataaaaataatatggatatgaacaatatgaataatatgaacaatatgaataatatgaacaatatgaataatatgaataatatgaatattatgaataatatgtatGTGGATGTGAGCAATATAAATCATAAGGATAGTTTTCATGATGAGAACAAAAgttataattcttttaaaagTACTGGAGAAACACGAATGATAGATAAAagatttaaaaataaaatccACATGGATattgataatttttttgatgAATTTGATTTAAGTAAAGAGAACAATACTccaaaaataaaattaagTTCTCTTCAATAG
- a CDS encoding myosin B: MVNKINEFNNYFRINSTFINKSDNENFYVWTYKSPNVDLYPDLVFFKCQVLNINGDNYEVKEISPETNSVYTVKKEHLFNCNNMVNINSHRLNDMVHQNSAEVLNTLALRYEKNYIYTIAEPMLISVNPYQVIDTDMNEYKNKNTDLLPPHVYTYAKDAMLDFINTKNSQSIIISGESGSGKTEASKLVIKFYLSGVKEDNDISKTLWDSNFILEAFGNAKTVKNNNSSRYGKYIKIQLDENQNIVSSSIEIFLLEKIRVVSQEPDERCYHIFYGILKGMNDEMKKKYKIKSEEDYKYISNKSINIPEIDDAKDFENLMISFDKMKMSDLKDDLFLTLSGLLLLGNIQFNGIEKDGKSNCSEIDDENLKVVNEASELLGIDYESLKNSLVITEKSIANQKIQIPLSIEESLSICRSISKDIYNKIFEYITKRINNFLNNNKELDNFIGILDIFGFEIFVKNSLEQLLINIANEEIHNIYLFVVYEKESNLYKKEGIIIESVKYTNNDSIIDLLRGKTSIISILEDNCLAPGKKEESVVSVYTNKFSKNDHYSICKKDITGSFVIKHTVSDVTYSISNFISKNKDILSPNILKLLKVSNNKLINNLYDDTEVTDSLGRKNLITYKYLENLKKICSYLKNTNIYFIKCIKPNETKEKNNFNPKKVYPQLFSLSIVETLNIKYFFQYKYTFASFLSYYQYLDIAVSNDSSLDEKTKVSMLLERNFEKDSYKVGHTMVFLKKEAVHKIRDIINANLKCYRNLCCITSALITKIKKKRMVEENIKNLQLAQAYFRKYKYITEHQ; this comes from the exons atggtgaataaaattaacgaatttaataattatttcaGGATTAATAGtacatttataaataaaagtgacaatgaaaatttttatgtgtGGACATATAAAAGTCCAAATGTTGACCTATATCCTGATTTggttttttttaaatgtcAAGTTCTTAATATAAATGGAGATAATTATGAGGTAAAAGAAATATCTCCTGAAACTAATAGTGTATATACTGTGAAAAAGGaacatttatttaattgtaataatatggtaaatataaatagtCATCGATTAAATGATATGGTTCATCAAAACTCTGCAGAGGTATTAAACACATTAGCTTTAAGATATgaaaagaattatatatatactatagCTGAGCCAATGCTAATATCGGTAAATCCTTATCAAGTAATTGATACTGATATGAATGAGTATAAGAATAAGAACACTGATTTATTACCACCTCACGTGTATACATATGCGAAGGATGCAATGCTTgattttataaatacaaaaaatagTCAATCAATAATTATAAGTGGAGAAAGTGGATCAGGAAAAACAGAAGCGTCCAAACTTGTAAtcaaattttatttatctGGTGTTAAGGAGGATAATGATATATCAAAAACGTTATGGGACTCGAACTTTATACTGGAG GCGTTTGGTAATGCAAAAACTGTAAAGAACAACAATTCGAGTAGATACGGAAAGTATATTAAAATCCAACTAGATgaaaatcaaaatattgTATCATCAAGtatagaaatatttttactGGAAAAAATAAGAGTAGTATCACAG GAACCAGACGAACGATGTTATCACATTTTTTATGGAATTCTGAAAGGAATGAATGatgaaatgaaaaaaaagtacaaaataaaatcagAAGAAgattataaatatatttcgAATAAATCTATAAACATTCCTG AAATTGATGACGCAAAGGATTTTGAAAATTTAATGATATCTTTTgataaaatgaaaatgtCTGATTTAAAAGATGACCTTTTTCTTACTTTGTCAG GGTTGTTACTTTTGGGAAATATTCAATTTAATGGGATCGAAAAGGATGGTAAATCTAACTGTAGTGAGATTGATGATGAGAATTTAAAGGTAGTTAATGAGGCTAGTGAATTATTAGGTATAGATTATGAGAGTTTAAAAAATAGTTTAGTAATTACTGAAAAAAGTATAGCTAATCAGAAAATTCAAATTCCTTTAAGCATAGAAGAGTCTTTATCAATATGTAGATCAATATctaaagatatatataataagataTTTGAATACATTACgaaaagaataaataattttttaaataataataaagaattagATAATTTTATAGGTATTTTGGATATTTTTGGATTTGAGATTTTTGTTAAGAATTCATTAGAACAGTTGCTAATTAATATAGCAAATGAAGAgatacataatatatatttatttgttgtatatgaaaaagaaagtaatttatataaaaaggaaGGAATCATAATTGAATCAgtaaaatatacaaataatgaTAGTATAATAGATTTATTAAGAGGTAAAACATctattatttctatattgGAAGATAACTGTTTAGCACCTGGAAAGAAGGAAGAA TCGGTTGTAAGTGtttatacaaataaattttcTAAGAATGATCATTATTCCATATGTAAGAAGGACATAACTGGAAGTTTTGTAATTAAGCATACTGTAAGTGATGTAACATATAGTATTTCTAATTTcatttcaaaaaataagGACATCCTTTCGCCTAATATTTTGAAATTATTGAAG GTGTCGAATAAcaaattaattaataacCTTTATGATGATACTGAAGTTACGGATTCATTAGGACgtaaaaatttaataacttataaatatttagaaaatctcaaaaaaatatgttcCTATTTAAAGaacacaaatatatattttataaaatgtattaaaccaaatgaaacaaaagagaaaaataaCTTTAATCCAAAAAAAGTATATCCTcaattattttctttatctaTTGTTGAaacattaaatataaaatatttttttcagTATAAATATACTTTTGCTTCTTTCTTAAgttattatcaatatttgGATATTGCCGTTTCAAATGACTCAAGCTTGGATGAAAAAACTAAAGTATCCATGTTGTTGGAAAGAAACTTTGAAAAGGATTCATATAAG GTTGGCCACACCATGgtatttttaaaaaaggaaGCGGTTCATAAAATTCGGGATATCATAAATGCCAACTTGAAATGTTATAGAAATTTATGTTGTATAACTAGTGCACTTATCACtaaaataaagaaaaagagAATGGTCGAAgaaaacataaaaaatttacaacTAGCTCAAGCATATTTTaggaaatataaatatattacgGAACACCAATAA
- a CDS encoding 60S ribosomal protein L31 → MVKGTVKKQKKTLKPVTKFITINLSKLTHKVCYKRKAPRAIKEIRSIAGKLMHTKDVRLDVKLNKFIWSKGVRNPPKRVRVKLERKRNEDEDSKEKMYTIVEHVMVDSYKGLVNECEANE, encoded by the exons ATGGTTAAAg GTACTgtaaaaaaacaaaagaaaaCTTTAAAACCAGTTACTAAATTTATTACCATAAATTTGAGTAAATTAACTCATAAAGTATGCTATAAAAGAAAGGCACCAAGAGCCATTAAAGAAATTAGAAGCATAGCAGGAAAACTTATGCACACTAAG GATGTACGTTTAGATGTAAAACTAAACAAATTTATATGGTCTAAGGGTGTTAGGAACCCACCAAAAAGAGTTCGTGTAAAATtagaaagaaaaagaaatgaagATGAAGATTCAAAGGAAAAAATGTATACTATTGTTGAACATGTAATGGTAGATTCATATAAAGGTTTAGTTAATGAATGCGAAGCAAACGaataa
- a CDS encoding hypothetical protein (conserved Plasmodium protein, unknown function) has protein sequence MNKYKDTLKTKFEYKYLFYLASFVSINLGICNEYIKKKKLAYKNVSHKIYFHLTEKNFEILNKKRYLERIEKINEYFNLPVSKFLDASNNYYPVDYHLQYLSNIFEKKKDELKNIVEKEKRSMSIDELISDIINYLESEINGNINVDIHRINQNNINIYNQDKTINKNNINYNINNNNNNNNNDDIYLYNKCNDGGNFLKNLNLSYFKDFLVERKKINLDASSSNISLNVLFDELYAYTYIYLLINYKRNNFFDFIKMKRSYRHCSEHAGKDIGLEVSNYMGLSIKDNKLTILKGDEEEKKKYINSNNNINSDSINNSNNNINNNSNNNINSDSINNMYNNQIMDNTKYVLNIDTIKEIHKSLSTYGIVVLKNILPKETIKRLKKELFVEEKDINISSFLLNKDQNIFCIRPSRGRQYCILRNSMISDLFVNLQQYWMNIVYSYLSLGTYENIFKQFDKKTILNLNNINNLDITNEKNDKIYLSELQLLNNEPLSDTQTYHVDNGYNGISIIVPLNKINEQSGNFEFFTGTHLFSSLQNKSLKHKIKTFKQFLNVYYITKGSSFIPDVNEQDLIIYDSRILHRGLSNNLWMKNSSLIYRYDYKKYPPPGQNFIDIFSYNIIGKCISFFNFLGKYI, from the exons atgaataaatataaagatacattaaaaacaaaatttgagtataaatatttattttacttAGCCTCTTTTGTATCTATTAATTTAg gTATTTGcaatgaatatataaaaaagaaaaagttggcttataaaaatgtatctcataaaatatacttCCATTTAActgaaaaaaattttgaaattttgaataaaaaaagatatttagagagaattgaaaaaataaatgaatattttaatttacCAGTGTCAAAATTTTTAGATGCAagtaataattattacCCAGTAGATTATCATTTACAATATTTaagtaatatttttgaaaagaaaaaagatgaattaaaaaatatagtggaaaaagaaaaaaggaGTATGTCTATTGATGAGCTCATAAGTGATATTATAAACTATTTAGAATCTGAAATAAATggtaatataaatgtgGATATCCATAGGATTAATcagaataatataaatatatataatcagGATAAAACCATCAAcaagaataatataaattataatattaataataataataataataataataatgatgatatttacttatataataaatgtaatGATGGAGGGAACttcttaaaaaatttaaatcTTAGTTATTTTAAAGATTTTTTAGTAGagaggaaaaaaataaaccTAGATGCATCATCTAGTAATATTTCCttaaatgttttatttgATGAACTGTATGcatatacttatatatacttattaataaattataaaaggaataatttttttgactttataaaaatgaaaagatCATATAGACATTGTAGCGAACATGCAGGAAAAGATATTGGCCTAGAAGTTTCTAATTATATGGGATTAAgtataaaagataataaattaacaatattaaaaggagatgaagaagaaaaaaaaaaatacattaatagtaataataatattaatagtgatagtattaataatagtaataataatattaataataatagtaataataatattaatagtgatagtattaataatatgtataataatcaaATAATGGATAACAcaaaatatgttttaaataTAGATACAATAAAAGAGATACATAAAAGCTTATCTACATATGGAATTgttgttttaaaaaatatattaccAAAAGAAACTATAAAGAGATTAAAGAAAGAATTGTTTgtagaagaaaaagatataaacatatcatcttttttattaaataaagatcaaaatatattttgtatacGTCCAAGTAGAGGTAGACAATATTGTATCTTAAGAAATAGTATGATTAGTGATTTGTTTGTAAATTTACAACAATATTGGATGAATATTgtatattcttatttatCACTTGGAacatatgaaaatatatttaaacaGTTTGATAAGAAGACcattttaaatttaaataatattaataatttagatataacaaatgaaaaaaatgataaaatatatttatctgAATTACAgttattaaataatgaacCCTTAAGTGATACACAAACTTATCATGTTGATAATGGTTATAATGGAATATCAATTATTGTCCCActtaataaaataaatgaacaATCAGGAAATTTCGAATTTTTTACCGGAACACATTTATTTTCCTcattacaaaataaaagtttaaaacataaaattaaaacattcaaacaatttttaaacgtttattatataacaaaagGATCATCATTTATACCTGATGTAAATGAACAAGATTTAATCATATATGATTCTAGAATCTTACATAGAGGTTTATCAAATAATCTATGGATGAAAAATTCCTCTTTAATTTATCGttatgattataaaaaatatccACCACCAGGACAAAATTTTATTGATATCTTTTCATACAACATAATTGGAAAGTGCATATCCTTTTTTAACTTTTTaggaaaatatatataa